Sequence from the Bacteroidales bacterium genome:
CTCTCCTCTCTCCTCTCTCCTTTCTCCTTTCTCCTCTCTCCTCTCTCCTCTCTCCTCTCATCAGAACATCCTGTACGCAGCATGACCAGCAAAGAATACGGAGCCTGCGATCACCATCAGGACGGCGGAAATGATCCACATGACTACAATGGCAACGATGGCGCTCACCACCAGGTAACCAACTTTATTATCCTCCGGGGTCTTCTTGATATCGCCGAGACCAAGGTACATAAGATAAATACCATACAGACCCAGAAGAGAAGCAACAATGCCCAATACTGGGATCAGGTAAAGAATTCCGGCGACCCACATGGGTGTCATTGAATAACCCACCAGTTGCATCGAGCGCCCGAAATTTTTCTCTGATTTAAAGGAGGGTGCCAGGAGATCAATGATCAAAGCAGCTACGTAAACAGCCAGGATGGTGGTGATCAATGAAATGATCCCGGAAGCGAGACCCCATCCGATACCGCTCATACCAGCAAACCGCCCCATATGAAAACCGAAAACTCCCAGTCCGATGAACCGTGCAATGGCTGGGATCAGTGCCAGTGGCAATACATACGAAAAAACAACCGACTGTGCGTTAGGTGTTTCTTCAGCAATAACCTTCCATTCATCCTTTGGGTTGAACAGGATGTTCTTGGCGCGTTGAATTAAATTCATATTGTC
This genomic interval carries:
- a CDS encoding Yip1 family protein, translating into MNLIQRAKNILFNPKDEWKVIAEETPNAQSVVFSYVLPLALIPAIARFIGLGVFGFHMGRFAGMSGIGWGLASGIISLITTILAVYVAALIIDLLAPSFKSEKNFGRSMQLVGYSMTPMWVAGILYLIPVLGIVASLLGLYGIYLMYLGLGDIKKTPEDNKVGYLVVSAIVAIVVMWIISAVLMVIAGSVFFAGHAAYRMF